In Candidatus Roseilinea sp., one DNA window encodes the following:
- a CDS encoding hydrolase, with amino-acid sequence MACIAPAAAQSAAPPASAGATAAESPAATTQLSATANRLAARLQTGQHAYTFEGQLVNGRTIQLNYLLFLPASYGQDPQVKWPLLVFLHGSREVGRDINRVRRAILPQIVEENPDFPFIVISPQSPTMQQGWYPSLDAIEALLDELQVELAIDPDRIYLTGLSMGGYGAWALAMDDPDRFAAIAPVVGGYFYNARQLCALKDKPIWVFGARLDRNVPLRESERVVNALQACGGKPRFTVFENADHDLGWELAYRTTELFEWLLQQRRGQPSTQGSD; translated from the coding sequence ATGGCTTGCATAGCGCCGGCAGCAGCGCAATCCGCAGCCCCACCGGCCAGCGCAGGCGCGACCGCTGCCGAATCGCCGGCAGCCACGACTCAGCTCAGCGCAACGGCGAACCGATTGGCCGCCAGATTGCAGACCGGCCAGCATGCTTATACGTTCGAAGGACAACTCGTCAACGGCCGAACGATCCAGCTCAACTACCTGCTCTTTCTGCCGGCGTCCTATGGGCAAGACCCGCAGGTGAAATGGCCGCTGCTGGTCTTCCTGCACGGCTCGCGCGAGGTCGGCCGCGACATCAACCGCGTCCGGCGCGCTATTCTGCCGCAGATCGTCGAGGAGAATCCCGACTTCCCGTTCATCGTCATCTCGCCGCAGTCACCGACGATGCAACAGGGCTGGTACCCCAGCTTGGATGCGATCGAGGCGCTGCTCGACGAGTTGCAGGTCGAACTGGCCATTGATCCCGACCGAATCTATCTCACCGGCCTGAGCATGGGCGGCTACGGCGCATGGGCGCTGGCAATGGACGACCCCGACCGCTTCGCGGCCATTGCGCCGGTGGTCGGCGGGTATTTCTACAACGCCCGGCAGCTCTGCGCGCTCAAGGACAAGCCGATCTGGGTGTTCGGCGCACGGTTGGACCGCAACGTGCCGCTGCGCGAGAGCGAGCGCGTGGTCAACGCGCTGCAGGCATGTGGGGGCAAACCACGCTTCACGGTGTTCGAAAACGCCGACCATGACCTCGGCTGGGAGTTGGCCTACCGGACGACCGAGCTATTCGAGTGGCTACTGCAGCAGCGGCGCGGCCAGCCGTCCACGCAAGGGTCCGATTGA
- a CDS encoding lysine 2,3-aminomutase, whose product MSTSYRLSQGRTPRPALWAGVPDEQWDDWRWQLSHRLNSAEDLSKIVHLTEEELEGLNAPNKFRVDITPYFASLIDPDDPDCPVRLQVVPRGRELKAFENMMEDSLAEDAHSPVPGLVHRYPDRVLMLVTTQCASYCRYCTRSRIVGDPHAMFNRRHHDMQIEYLRRTPEVRDVLLSGGDPLTLPQKILEDLLRRLRDIPHIEIIRIGSRVPVFLPQRITDELVEMLRQFHPLWMNIHVNHPKEITPELARACAKLADAGIPIGNQSVLLAGVNDHPDTIKKLCHELVKIRVKPYYLYQCDLVAGSGHFRTTIAAGLEIMEALRGHTSGYAIPTYVVDLPGGGGKVPVLPNYLISQSPGRVVFRNFEGYITTYTEPTDYQRPARTKWTPEPRTGRGMRGVAGLLAGESMTIEPAGWRAHHHLPSTDANGHFSPNGNDGDESISLEALLDRRDVQIAGDGDEPSWAKVN is encoded by the coding sequence ATGAGCACCTCATACCGCTTGTCCCAAGGCCGCACCCCCCGCCCCGCACTCTGGGCCGGTGTTCCAGATGAGCAATGGGACGACTGGCGCTGGCAGCTCAGCCACCGGTTGAATTCGGCCGAAGATTTGTCGAAGATCGTTCACCTCACCGAAGAAGAGCTGGAGGGGCTGAACGCGCCGAACAAGTTCCGCGTGGACATCACGCCCTACTTCGCCTCGCTCATAGACCCCGACGACCCAGACTGTCCGGTGCGCTTGCAGGTGGTGCCGCGCGGGCGCGAGTTGAAGGCGTTCGAGAACATGATGGAGGATTCGCTGGCCGAGGACGCGCACTCGCCCGTGCCGGGCCTGGTGCACCGCTATCCCGACCGGGTGCTCATGCTGGTGACCACACAGTGCGCCTCATACTGTCGCTACTGCACCCGCAGCCGCATCGTCGGCGACCCACACGCGATGTTCAACCGGCGTCACCACGACATGCAGATTGAGTATCTGCGCCGGACGCCGGAGGTGCGCGACGTGCTGTTGAGCGGCGGCGACCCGCTCACGCTGCCGCAGAAGATCCTGGAAGACCTGCTGCGCCGGCTGCGCGATATCCCACATATCGAAATCATTCGCATCGGGTCGCGCGTGCCGGTGTTCTTGCCGCAGCGCATCACCGACGAGCTGGTGGAGATGCTGCGCCAGTTTCACCCGCTGTGGATGAACATCCACGTCAACCACCCGAAGGAGATCACGCCAGAGCTGGCGCGCGCTTGCGCCAAGCTGGCCGACGCCGGCATTCCCATCGGCAACCAGAGTGTGCTGCTCGCCGGCGTCAACGACCATCCCGACACGATCAAGAAGCTGTGCCACGAGCTGGTCAAAATCCGCGTCAAGCCCTATTACCTCTACCAATGCGACTTGGTGGCGGGCAGCGGCCACTTCCGCACCACGATCGCAGCCGGCCTGGAGATCATGGAAGCACTGCGCGGCCACACCAGCGGCTATGCCATCCCGACCTACGTCGTGGATCTGCCGGGCGGTGGCGGCAAGGTGCCGGTCTTGCCGAATTACCTGATCAGCCAGTCGCCCGGGCGCGTCGTCTTCCGCAACTTCGAGGGCTACATCACCACCTACACCGAACCGACCGATTACCAGCGCCCCGCACGCACGAAATGGACGCCCGAACCGCGGACCGGACGCGGGATGCGCGGCGTGGCCGGCTTGCTGGCCGGCGAGTCCATGACGATCGAACCGGCCGGTTGGCGGGCACACCATCATCTGCCGTCCACTGACGCGAACGGCCATTTTTCACCCAACGGCAACGACGGCGACGAATCCATCTCGCTCGAGGCGCTGCTCGACCGACGCGATGTGCAAATCGCCGGCGATGGGGACGAGCCGAGCTGGGCCAAGGTCAACTGA
- the topA gene encoding DNA topoisomerase 1: protein MEAFCFKCRGKHELLDPKPIFFANGSPATQGTCANCGYDKVYKMGRTPAHEGLTPPEPMKRERKPKAEGRSSSAKGKAKALPNGDANAPSASSLPLVIVESPAKARTIGKFLGRKYTVRASIGHIRDLPKSRLGVDIDNDFEPTYIIPADKKATVKELKQYAKAASSIWLATDPDREGEAISWHLTHALQPEIAGKPVHRVEFHEITKDAIDHAFAHPRSIDDNAVNAQQARRILDRLVGYKLSPLLSDKLSRRGLSAGRVQSVALRLVVEREREIQTFTPVEYWSIEAELAKQLPRETFIARLFKLRGQEPDLKNEADAQRVVDELEGAAYRVVKVERKDRSRRPAAPFTTSTMQQEASRKLGFNARRTMAVAQQLYEGLDIGEGTVGLITYMRTDSVNVAESAQREARQFIAERYGAEFMPEAAPKYTSRAKNAQEAHEAIRPTSVFRTPDSLKDYLDRDQLRLYELIWKRFIASQMANAIFDATTVDIEAVPQGAVSASPQAENDKAEADARVLIPGYWFRATGSVIKFAGFLKVYEEGHDEGDKLDEEEEARGRRLPELFAGEPLDLIRLIPEQHFTQPPPRYTEASLVKALEEYGIGRPSTYAQIMTTIQSRDYVRKEGKQLVPTELGFAANDLLVANFPRYIDVGFTAHVEEELDDIETGAREWRPVLHEFYDPFKEAVAQATERIPKKERTVQYTGERCPDCADGLLVYREGRFGKFIACSNFPKCKHTEPITIPGVQCPKCGGKLVEKRARKGQRRIFYGCVNYPACDFTTWNKPLAIKGPEGCEGLVVEVGKGKAKCLGNNLVFDIPEELSESAPALPTPSP, encoded by the coding sequence ATGGAAGCATTCTGTTTCAAATGTCGGGGCAAGCACGAGTTGCTTGATCCGAAACCGATCTTTTTCGCCAACGGCTCGCCGGCCACCCAGGGCACCTGCGCCAACTGCGGCTACGACAAGGTGTACAAGATGGGGCGCACGCCGGCTCACGAAGGGCTGACCCCGCCGGAGCCGATGAAGCGCGAGCGCAAGCCGAAGGCCGAAGGCCGGTCATCGAGCGCGAAGGGAAAGGCGAAGGCATTACCCAACGGCGATGCTAACGCACCAAGCGCGTCCAGTCTGCCGCTCGTCATCGTCGAGTCGCCAGCCAAGGCGCGCACCATCGGCAAATTCCTAGGCCGCAAATACACCGTTCGGGCGTCCATCGGCCACATCCGCGATCTGCCCAAGAGCCGGCTGGGTGTGGACATAGACAACGACTTCGAGCCGACCTACATCATCCCTGCCGACAAAAAGGCAACCGTCAAAGAACTCAAGCAATACGCCAAGGCTGCTAGCTCGATCTGGTTGGCGACCGACCCCGACCGCGAAGGCGAGGCAATCTCGTGGCATCTGACGCATGCCTTGCAGCCGGAGATCGCCGGCAAGCCCGTGCATCGCGTCGAGTTCCACGAAATCACCAAGGACGCCATAGATCACGCCTTCGCCCATCCGCGCAGCATTGACGACAACGCGGTGAACGCCCAGCAGGCACGCCGCATCCTCGACCGGCTGGTGGGCTACAAGCTCAGCCCGCTCTTGAGCGACAAGCTCAGCCGGCGCGGCCTGAGCGCCGGGCGCGTGCAATCCGTCGCCCTGCGCCTCGTCGTCGAGCGCGAGCGCGAAATCCAGACCTTCACGCCGGTCGAGTATTGGAGCATCGAGGCGGAACTGGCCAAGCAGTTGCCGAGAGAGACGTTCATCGCCCGGCTGTTCAAGCTGCGCGGCCAAGAGCCCGACCTGAAGAACGAGGCCGACGCGCAGCGCGTCGTGGACGAGCTGGAGGGCGCAGCGTATCGCGTGGTCAAGGTCGAGCGCAAGGATCGCTCCCGCCGGCCGGCTGCGCCGTTCACCACGAGCACGATGCAGCAGGAAGCCAGCCGCAAGCTCGGCTTCAACGCCCGGCGCACCATGGCCGTCGCCCAGCAGCTTTACGAGGGCTTGGACATCGGCGAGGGCACGGTCGGCCTGATCACCTACATGCGCACCGATTCGGTAAACGTGGCCGAGAGCGCGCAGCGCGAGGCGCGCCAGTTCATCGCCGAGCGCTATGGCGCCGAGTTCATGCCCGAGGCAGCGCCGAAGTACACCTCACGCGCCAAGAACGCCCAGGAGGCCCACGAAGCGATCCGGCCTACGTCGGTGTTCCGCACGCCGGACTCGCTGAAGGACTACCTCGACCGCGACCAGCTCAGGCTGTATGAGCTGATCTGGAAGCGTTTCATTGCCAGCCAAATGGCCAATGCCATCTTCGACGCGACGACGGTGGACATCGAGGCAGTACCGCAAGGCGCAGTATCGGCTTCCCCTCAGGCCGAGAACGACAAGGCCGAAGCCGACGCGCGCGTTTTGATTCCCGGCTATTGGTTCCGCGCAACCGGATCGGTGATCAAATTCGCCGGCTTCCTCAAGGTGTATGAGGAAGGTCATGACGAGGGCGACAAGCTGGACGAGGAAGAGGAAGCGCGCGGCCGCCGGCTGCCAGAACTGTTCGCCGGCGAACCGCTCGACCTGATCCGCCTGATCCCGGAGCAACATTTCACCCAGCCGCCGCCGCGCTACACCGAAGCCAGCCTGGTCAAGGCCTTGGAGGAATACGGCATCGGCCGGCCGAGCACCTACGCGCAGATCATGACCACGATCCAGTCGCGTGACTATGTGCGTAAGGAAGGCAAACAGCTCGTGCCTACTGAGTTGGGCTTCGCTGCCAACGACCTGCTCGTCGCCAACTTCCCGCGCTACATTGACGTGGGGTTCACGGCGCATGTGGAAGAAGAGCTGGACGACATCGAAACCGGCGCGCGCGAATGGCGCCCGGTGCTCCACGAGTTCTACGATCCGTTCAAAGAGGCCGTCGCCCAAGCCACCGAGCGCATCCCGAAGAAAGAGCGCACGGTCCAATACACCGGCGAGCGATGTCCGGACTGCGCAGACGGCTTGCTGGTCTATCGCGAAGGCCGCTTCGGGAAGTTCATCGCTTGTTCGAACTTTCCGAAGTGCAAGCATACCGAACCGATCACCATTCCAGGTGTGCAGTGCCCGAAGTGCGGCGGCAAGCTGGTAGAGAAGCGCGCTCGCAAAGGCCAGCGGCGCATCTTCTACGGCTGCGTGAACTACCCCGCGTGCGATTTCACGACCTGGAACAAACCGCTGGCGATCAAAGGGCCGGAAGGATGTGAAGGCTTGGTCGTGGAAGTCGGCAAGGGCAAAGCCAAATGCCTAGGCAACAATCTGGTCTTCGACATCCCAGAAGAGCTTTCCGAATCCGCACCGGCGCTGCCTACGCCGTCGCCTTGA
- a CDS encoding glycosyl transferase, producing MNIALVHDWLNQLGGAEDVLCALNRMFPRAPIFTSIYDRQRMPAAWQAWDIRSTWMDRLPGVHRHHQPYMPLFAWMWANRRIPAEHDVILSNKSAFCIAARGLHPAVKHICYCLTPTRFTYEFTAYAQRERIPPGASAILRALNVYLRRWETRVARHVTAFIAISREVQQRIRRYYGRESIIIYPPVEMPPYPPAGQDQGFYLIVSRLLPYKRVDLAIEAFGKLGLPLIIAGDGRDRSKLERLAAQQPQSSVRLLGRVDDATLHRLLAECRAFIFPGVEDFGIAPIRAMAYGKPVIAYAGGGALDYVLDGVTGTLFQQQTPEALAEAVLKNSGVTFAPVEIRRHAERFSVERFECEMKELLRGLEIGD from the coding sequence ATGAACATCGCCCTCGTCCACGACTGGCTGAATCAGCTCGGCGGTGCGGAAGACGTGTTGTGCGCGCTGAACCGAATGTTCCCGCGCGCGCCGATCTTCACCAGCATCTACGATCGGCAGCGCATGCCGGCAGCTTGGCAGGCATGGGACATTCGCTCAACCTGGATGGATCGGCTGCCCGGCGTGCATCGCCATCATCAGCCCTACATGCCGTTGTTCGCTTGGATGTGGGCGAATCGTCGCATTCCGGCCGAGCACGACGTGATCCTCAGCAACAAGAGCGCGTTTTGCATCGCCGCGCGTGGGCTACACCCGGCTGTCAAGCATATTTGTTACTGCCTTACCCCAACGCGCTTCACATACGAATTCACTGCCTATGCGCAACGCGAGCGAATCCCGCCCGGCGCATCGGCCATCCTGCGTGCGCTCAACGTCTACCTGCGCCGCTGGGAGACGCGCGTCGCCCGGCATGTGACCGCGTTCATCGCCATCTCGCGCGAGGTGCAGCAACGTATCCGCAGATACTACGGCCGCGAGTCAATCATCATCTATCCGCCCGTCGAGATGCCGCCCTACCCCCCAGCCGGCCAAGACCAAGGTTTCTATCTGATCGTCTCGCGGCTGCTGCCCTACAAACGCGTGGACCTGGCGATCGAGGCATTTGGGAAGTTGGGGCTGCCGTTGATCATCGCCGGTGATGGGCGAGATCGCTCCAAGCTGGAGCGGCTGGCAGCGCAACAGCCACAATCCAGCGTCCGGCTGCTGGGACGTGTGGACGACGCGACATTGCACAGGTTGCTAGCCGAGTGTCGCGCGTTCATCTTTCCCGGTGTCGAGGATTTCGGCATCGCGCCCATCCGCGCCATGGCATACGGCAAGCCAGTGATCGCCTACGCCGGCGGCGGCGCACTCGACTACGTCTTAGACGGCGTAACCGGTACGCTGTTTCAGCAGCAGACCCCCGAAGCGCTCGCCGAGGCAGTGCTGAAGAATTCTGGTGTAACATTCGCGCCCGTTGAAATCCGCCGCCACGCTGAGCGATTCAGCGTCGAGCGATTCGAGTGCGAGATGAAGGAGTTGTTGAGGGGATTGGAGATTGGGGATTAG
- a CDS encoding hydrolase: protein MSCESSTIAVIFDMDGLMLDTEALAREAWFETMRRWGYTLTDDVYLRVLGTTGARTRDIFREAFGPNIPIEAMYDHKQRYVDEAIASGRIAVKPGLVELLDWLDAQRIPKAVASSTARALVLKKLGLVNLAARFDAIVGGDEVAHGKPAPDIFLEAARRLNVLPCACVVLEDSENGVRAAHAAGMHVIMVPDLKPPDDDVRALADHVLPSLHEAQRVLRAITDEQLRKA, encoded by the coding sequence ATGAGTTGTGAATCATCAACCATCGCCGTGATCTTCGACATGGACGGTCTGATGCTGGATACCGAAGCACTGGCGCGCGAGGCGTGGTTCGAGACGATGCGCCGGTGGGGCTACACGCTGACCGACGACGTATACCTGCGCGTCCTAGGCACGACCGGTGCACGCACGCGCGACATCTTCCGCGAGGCGTTCGGACCCAACATTCCCATCGAGGCGATGTATGACCACAAGCAGCGCTACGTGGATGAAGCGATCGCGTCGGGGCGCATCGCGGTCAAGCCCGGCCTAGTTGAACTGCTCGACTGGCTCGATGCGCAGCGCATTCCCAAAGCAGTTGCCAGCTCAACCGCGCGGGCGTTGGTGCTAAAGAAGCTCGGCTTGGTGAACCTGGCCGCTCGCTTCGACGCCATCGTGGGCGGCGACGAAGTTGCGCATGGCAAACCGGCGCCGGATATCTTCCTGGAAGCCGCCCGCCGGCTGAATGTGCTGCCCTGCGCTTGCGTCGTGCTCGAAGATTCGGAGAACGGCGTACGCGCCGCCCATGCTGCAGGGATGCACGTGATCATGGTGCCGGACCTAAAGCCGCCGGACGATGACGTTCGGGCGCTCGCCGATCACGTCTTGCCCTCACTCCACGAAGCGCAACGTGTTTTGCGCGCCATCACGGACGAGCAACTGAGAAAGGCATGA
- a CDS encoding leucyl aminopeptidase gives MADFTSYFAWRIVQGVGAQPGELILLLDHAGRDDLLREVAFTIELAGATPLIELAPPDYIARLLASGRPEYFAEYDRHRRAWLEHADRSIVLTGGYLDLDGVPADTVALWSAAQDRLTQVEESRRIPSLVVAAPTPVQAQRLGMSLEVLERLLHEATAPTLLELQDGIVRIQSRLEDAREIIIRTGGEHALRLVHGDRPILNDDGYIDDLDRERGAVVSNLPAGSVYFTVLEDQTEGSLYLPAAGDARDVVFYFERGCATRIEAASGAAALNALFDAHTGESRRIGHIRFGVNPRLREPIGWPLVDEHVRGAVVVAFGDNRHIGGQNASSLQEDFIALDAQIETDGQRIVL, from the coding sequence ATGGCCGACTTCACGTCATACTTCGCTTGGCGTATCGTGCAAGGCGTAGGCGCGCAGCCGGGCGAGCTGATCCTGCTGCTCGACCACGCCGGGCGCGACGACCTCCTGCGCGAGGTCGCGTTCACCATCGAGTTGGCCGGAGCGACGCCGCTGATCGAACTCGCTCCACCGGACTACATTGCGCGCTTGCTGGCATCGGGTCGCCCGGAATACTTCGCCGAATATGATCGCCATCGTCGCGCGTGGCTGGAACACGCCGATCGCAGCATCGTGCTCACCGGCGGCTATCTCGACCTGGACGGCGTGCCCGCCGACACCGTTGCGCTGTGGTCTGCCGCTCAGGATCGTTTGACCCAGGTCGAGGAAAGCAGGCGCATTCCCAGCCTGGTCGTCGCCGCGCCGACGCCGGTCCAGGCACAACGGCTCGGGATGTCGCTTGAAGTGCTCGAACGCCTTTTGCACGAAGCAACAGCGCCCACGCTGCTCGAACTCCAGGACGGCATCGTGCGGATACAGTCGCGGCTGGAAGACGCGCGGGAGATTATCATCCGCACCGGCGGCGAGCACGCATTACGCCTGGTGCACGGCGACCGGCCCATCCTGAACGACGACGGCTACATTGACGACCTGGATCGCGAACGCGGCGCGGTAGTCTCCAACCTACCGGCCGGCTCGGTCTACTTCACCGTGCTGGAAGATCAGACCGAGGGTAGCCTGTATTTGCCGGCGGCCGGCGATGCTCGCGACGTGGTCTTTTACTTCGAGCGCGGCTGTGCAACGCGCATCGAAGCGGCCAGCGGCGCAGCGGCACTGAACGCTTTATTCGACGCGCATACCGGCGAGTCGCGCCGCATCGGCCACATTAGGTTCGGCGTGAACCCGCGCCTGCGCGAGCCAATCGGATGGCCGCTGGTGGATGAGCACGTACGCGGCGCAGTCGTCGTGGCCTTCGGCGATAATCGCCACATCGGCGGCCAGAACGCCTCGTCGCTGCAAGAGGATTTCATCGCGCTGGATGCCCAGATCGAGACCGATGGCCAGCGCATCGTCCTATGA
- a CDS encoding endonuclease III, translating into MKVVKEGRAIRKRRDANGRSPAGDETALRRKAKIVHEKLLAAYGEPQWTRLDGVSELVATILSQNTNDGNRDLAYARLRARFPTWEAVRDAPEAAVIEAIRPAGLANQKGPRIQSALRRITEERGELTLDFLAQMPVDEARRWLLGINGIGPKTAAIVLLFCYDKPVFPVDTHVHRVTGRLGLRPPKMTADQTHDLMERICPPGGQFAFHINLIRHGREICHARNPECARCPLQRECDYFRDHVRKSR; encoded by the coding sequence ATGAAGGTGGTGAAAGAGGGACGAGCAATTCGGAAGCGGCGAGATGCGAATGGACGATCACCGGCTGGGGATGAGACGGCGCTGAGGCGCAAGGCGAAAATCGTCCACGAGAAGTTGCTGGCGGCCTACGGCGAACCGCAGTGGACACGGCTCGATGGCGTGAGTGAGTTGGTCGCGACCATCCTCTCGCAGAACACCAACGACGGCAATCGCGACCTGGCCTATGCCCGGCTGCGCGCGCGCTTTCCCACCTGGGAAGCCGTGCGCGACGCACCGGAAGCGGCAGTGATCGAGGCCATCCGCCCGGCCGGCCTGGCCAATCAAAAAGGGCCGCGCATCCAGTCGGCCCTGCGCCGCATCACCGAAGAGCGTGGCGAGCTGACCCTGGACTTCCTGGCCCAGATGCCGGTAGACGAGGCGCGCCGGTGGTTACTCGGCATCAACGGCATCGGGCCGAAGACGGCGGCCATCGTGCTACTGTTCTGCTACGATAAGCCCGTCTTTCCGGTGGACACGCACGTCCATCGCGTCACCGGTCGGCTCGGCTTACGCCCGCCGAAGATGACCGCTGATCAGACCCACGACCTGATGGAACGCATCTGTCCGCCTGGCGGGCAGTTCGCCTTTCACATCAATCTGATCCGGCATGGGCGGGAGATCTGCCATGCGCGTAACCCGGAGTGCGCGCGGTGTCCGTTGCAGCGGGAATGCGACTATTTCCGCGATCATGTGAGGAAATCACGGTAA
- a CDS encoding GDP-mannose 4,6-dehydratase, with product MRVLITGMSGFAGRHLTDLLLKTTRWTLIGVSRTTQGDRPSPRVFWWRLDLRDTDAVTRLLRYERPDIIIHLAAQSHVPTAWKQPWETFEANVRAQLNLFEGAIAAKLAPRFLIVSSNEVYGRPASEHDLPFRETRPLQPTNPYAVSKAAQELMALQYHMSHGYDVVIARPFNHFGPGQDTRFVASDFARQIVEIELGKREPVMHLGNMQAERDFTDVRDIVQAYLALIRYADGGRAYNVCSGKPRSIQSLLDTMLRLTTVQVEQRSDPARFRVADTPVSYGDPTRIREATGWEPRIPFEQTIADVLDYWRARLSQNA from the coding sequence ATGCGCGTGCTCATCACAGGGATGTCCGGCTTCGCCGGAAGGCACCTCACCGACCTACTCTTGAAGACGACCCGTTGGACATTGATCGGCGTATCGCGCACGACGCAAGGCGACCGCCCTAGCCCGCGCGTCTTTTGGTGGAGATTGGATTTGCGCGACACCGACGCCGTGACTCGTCTGCTGCGTTACGAGCGCCCCGACATCATCATCCATCTGGCAGCGCAGTCGCACGTGCCGACGGCGTGGAAGCAACCCTGGGAGACATTCGAGGCGAACGTGCGCGCCCAGTTGAACTTGTTCGAGGGCGCGATTGCGGCCAAACTGGCGCCGCGCTTTCTCATCGTGTCGAGCAATGAGGTATACGGCCGGCCGGCGTCCGAGCATGATTTGCCCTTCCGCGAAACCCGCCCGTTGCAACCGACCAACCCCTACGCTGTGAGCAAAGCGGCGCAGGAGTTGATGGCGCTTCAGTATCATATGAGCCACGGATACGACGTGGTGATCGCTCGCCCGTTCAACCATTTCGGGCCCGGACAAGATACGCGTTTCGTGGCATCGGACTTTGCCCGTCAGATCGTCGAGATCGAGTTGGGCAAGCGCGAGCCGGTCATGCATTTGGGTAATATGCAAGCCGAGCGCGATTTCACGGACGTGCGTGACATCGTCCAGGCGTATCTGGCGCTGATCCGGTATGCCGACGGTGGACGCGCTTACAATGTGTGCAGCGGCAAGCCACGCTCGATTCAATCGCTGCTGGATACGATGCTCCGCCTGACGACGGTGCAGGTAGAGCAGCGCAGCGATCCGGCCCGCTTCCGTGTCGCCGATACGCCGGTGAGCTACGGAGACCCGACGCGCATCCGCGAAGCGACCGGCTGGGAGCCACGCATCCCGTTCGAGCAGACCATCGCCGACGTCCTGGATTACTGGCGGGCGCGACTCAGTCAAAATGCGTGA
- a CDS encoding phosphoesterase, with protein sequence MIQIKFGTDGWRGRIADDYTFANVRRCAEGYARYIVTTPKAVESSRPSVVIGYDKRFQSEDFAAAAAEVLAGHGLKVWLTDGATPTPVIAFAVNAKQAIGAINITASHNPPQDNGFKVRDHTGGAIAPDGLVQIEAAIPVSDADVKRLDFDKALSQGLIEKFDPSVEYIANLERLVDLKAIANAGLKVLMDPMWGNGAGWLPRLIGGGKTEVVEIHNVRNPIFPEMTRPEPIPPNVNVGLAKTKEIGANCCCITDGDADRCGFGDEQGGFINQLRAYALLALYLLEIRGERGAIVKTLSTTSMLNKLGERYGVPVYETGVGFKYVAPKMTETNAMIGGEESGGYAFRGNVPERDGILANLYFLDLQVRTGKTPTQLIDWLFEKVGPHYYDRVDSLIDPQQREAIKARLRAAQPATIAGLKVVGKDMTDGYKFLFEDGGWLLIRMSGTEPLMRVYCETREASLVEPVLQDGVKIANGA encoded by the coding sequence ATGATTCAGATCAAATTCGGAACCGACGGCTGGCGCGGGCGCATCGCGGATGACTACACCTTTGCCAACGTGCGGCGCTGCGCCGAAGGATACGCGCGCTACATCGTGACGACCCCGAAGGCTGTGGAATCGTCGCGCCCATCGGTCGTCATCGGTTACGACAAGCGCTTCCAATCAGAAGACTTTGCCGCAGCTGCGGCCGAGGTGCTGGCCGGCCACGGCCTGAAGGTGTGGCTGACCGACGGCGCGACGCCGACGCCGGTCATCGCCTTTGCTGTGAACGCTAAGCAGGCGATCGGCGCGATCAACATCACGGCCAGCCATAACCCGCCGCAGGACAACGGCTTCAAAGTGCGCGACCATACCGGCGGCGCCATCGCTCCCGACGGCTTGGTGCAGATCGAGGCGGCTATCCCTGTCTCGGATGCCGACGTCAAACGCCTGGACTTCGACAAGGCGCTGTCGCAAGGGCTGATCGAGAAATTCGATCCGTCGGTCGAATACATCGCCAATCTGGAGCGGCTGGTAGATCTGAAGGCCATCGCGAACGCCGGCCTGAAGGTGTTGATGGACCCGATGTGGGGCAACGGCGCCGGCTGGCTGCCGCGGCTGATCGGTGGGGGCAAGACGGAGGTCGTCGAGATTCACAACGTGCGCAACCCGATCTTCCCGGAGATGACGCGCCCTGAACCGATCCCGCCGAACGTGAACGTCGGCCTGGCCAAGACGAAAGAGATCGGCGCGAATTGCTGTTGCATCACCGACGGCGACGCCGACCGGTGCGGCTTTGGCGACGAGCAAGGCGGCTTCATCAACCAATTGCGCGCCTACGCCTTGCTGGCGCTGTATTTGCTGGAAATTCGCGGCGAGCGCGGCGCGATCGTCAAGACGCTCAGCACTACCTCGATGCTCAACAAGCTGGGCGAGCGCTACGGCGTGCCGGTGTACGAGACCGGCGTCGGCTTCAAGTATGTGGCGCCCAAGATGACCGAGACGAACGCGATGATCGGCGGCGAGGAGAGCGGCGGCTATGCCTTTCGCGGCAACGTCCCGGAGCGCGATGGCATCCTGGCCAACCTTTACTTCCTCGACCTGCAAGTGCGCACGGGCAAGACGCCGACGCAGTTGATTGACTGGCTCTTCGAGAAAGTGGGCCCCCACTACTACGACCGTGTGGACTCGCTGATAGACCCGCAACAACGCGAAGCGATCAAGGCGCGCCTGCGCGCAGCGCAGCCGGCGACGATCGCCGGCTTGAAGGTGGTCGGCAAAGACATGACCGACGGCTATAAGTTCCTCTTCGAAGACGGCGGCTGGTTGCTCATTCGCATGTCCGGCACGGAGCCGCTGATGCGCGTGTATTGCGAAACGCGGGAGGCGTCGCTGGTCGAGCCGGTGTTGCAAGACGGGGTCAAGATCGCGAATGGAGCATGA